Proteins encoded together in one Camelina sativa cultivar DH55 chromosome 9, Cs, whole genome shotgun sequence window:
- the LOC104712958 gene encoding uncharacterized protein LOC104712958, with translation MTEQGSVDGILEFLRQNRFSKAEKALRNELNNRSDINGFLQRLKLEDKDSNEKAAGGNELLRRSGSRDSEEVSKELIVKEVDCGTSTNGSVIKWENGAVAEKPSKKETAVSSEMSFTFSGDAAAPDAHSYKFTSGNGTLEPYRNIAANSSSSSLVDSYAIEPSRHGNLADIDKKIVETGEDIVFFGNKSTSLSGNSSKGNSGSKVKETDEFDRLVENFGKHDSYKGSILLRTEDIVDTSNNWKDCSVNTLFQSSRGDASTSYNLVSSSDKREGKKKADITDVREAIKEQESEVARALFFGKSQSTFDDKNISSLGFPLVYDNRKEEYPRLPPVKLKSEDNPLSLYCEEKFERNGSGLRLINDEEALLIGSYLDVPIGQEISSSGGKKSAGGNWLSVSQGIAVDASDLVSGFATIGDGLSESVDYRNEYWDSDEYEDDDDIGYVRQPIEDEAWFLAHEIDYPSDHEKGTTRESPDHHGNKDDDDQSYAEEASYLSGEQYVQAKDDEPISSENDRRLTVSEIYPPSKKNDLIAQYDGQLMDEKLLNSMCDEPVWQGFVAQSNELVMLGDKKGINMHRKSHLDDVCLEDDQHDSVRSIGVGIYSDAADFGSEVRESLAGGSSEGDFEYPRDHDAVASRFKQLYSDSDKKHIDGPTMNKQKASKNDCPGYNVDHDPGASFDVKIQTDGGFSFGSSQKDGQLMHAESSKSLWSGNRETVTGDRKAERLNASTATDDMVGTWRRKSSDSSSSRSSVKENNATSIKSVNSSPSSLSNYACEERKHADKEDERNDSSEREDDHATALDDEEAVAVQEQVRQIKAQEEEFETFDLKIVHRKNRTGFEEEKNFHVVLNSVIAGRYHVTEYLGSAAFSKAIQAHDLQTGMDVCIKIIKNNKDFFDQSLDEIKLLKYVNKHDPADKYHLLRLYDYFYFREHLLIVCELLKANLYEFHKFNRESGGEVYFTMPRLQSITIQCLESLQFLHGLGLIHCDLKPENILVKSYSRCEIKVIDLGSSCFETDHLCSYVQSRSYRAPEVILGLPYDKKIDVWSLGCILAELCTGNVLFQNDSPASLLARVMGIVGSFDSEMLTKGRDSHKYFTKNRMLYERNQESNRLEYLIPKRTSLRHRLPMGDQGFTDFVAHLLEINPKKRPSAAEALKHPWLSSPYEPISA, from the exons ATGACTGAACAAGGCTCTGTTGATGGGATTTTAGAGTTTCTTAGGCAGAATCGTTTCTCCAAGGCTGAGAAAGCTTTGCGTAATGAGCTGAATAACCGCTCTGACATTAATGGGTTCCTTCAGAGACTTAAGCTTGAGGATAAAGATTCTAATGAAAAGGCTGCTGGTGGTAATGAACTACTTAGGAGGTCAGGTTCTCGTGATAGTGAAGAAGTTTCCAAGGAGCTGATTGTGAAAGAGGTTGACTGTGGGACTAGCACCAATGGTTCTGTTATCAAGTGGGAAAATGGTGCCGTTGCTGAGAAACCGAGCAAGAAGGAGACGGCTGTATCTAGTGAGATGAGCTTTACATTCTCCGGTGATGCTGCTGCTCCTGATGCGCATTCCTATAAATTTACTTCCGGAAATGGTACTTTGGAGCCTTATCGAAACATTGCTGctaatagtagtagtagcagtTTGGTGGATTCATATGCAATCGAACCGTCCAGGCATGGGAATTTGGCTGATATCGATAAGAAGATAGTGGAAACTGGTGAAGATATCGTTTTCTTCGGCAATAAGAGTACTTCGTTGTCGGGAAATAGTAGTAAAGGGAACTCCGGGTCCAAAGTAAAGGAAACAGATGAGTTTGATCGGCTAgttgaaaattttggaaagcATGACAGTTATAAGGGAAGCATTCTTTTAAGAACTGAAGACATTGTGGATACCTCAAATAACTGGAAAGATTGTTCTGTTAATACTCTTTTTCAGTCTTCGAGAGGGGATGCGTCAACCAGTTACAATCTGGTTAGCAGCTCGGACAAAAGAGAGGGAAAGAAAAAGGCAGACATTACTGATGTGAGGGAGGCAATCAAGGAGCAGGAGAGCGAGGTGGCAAGAGCTTTATTCTTTGGTAAATCTCAGTCCACTTTTGATGACAAAAACATCAGCAGCTTAGGTTTTCCACTTGTCTATGATAACCGCAAGGAAGAGTATCCTAGGCTGCCTCCTGTCAAGCTCAAGTCTGAAGACAATCCTCTAAGTCTTTACTGTGAAGAAAAATTTGAACGTAATGGTTCAGGTCTAAGGCTTATCAATGATGAGGAGGCCCTTCTCATAGGCTCATACCTTGATGTTCCCATTGGACAAGAAATTAGCTCATCAG GTGGAAAAAAATCTGCTGGGGGAAACTGGCTTTCAGTGAGTCAGGGAATAGCAGTGGACGCATCAGATCTTGTTTCTGGTTTTGCTACTATTGGTGATGGTTTAAGTGAATCTGTTGACTACCGTAATGAATACTGGGATTCTGACGAGTATGAGGATGATGACGACATTGGTTATGTCAGGCAACCTATTGAAGATGAAGCATGGTTTCTTGCCCATGAAATTGATTATCCAAGTGATCATGAGAAAGGAACGACCCGCGAAAGTCCTGATCACCATGGAAACAAAGACGACGATGATCAGTCTTATGCAGAGGAGGCTTCTTATTTATCCGGTGAGCAGTATGTCCAAGCAAAAGATGATGAACCTATATCTTCAGAAAATGACCGAAGGCTTACGGTCTCAGAAATTTATCCACCTAGtaagaaaaatgatttaataGCCCAATATGATGGGCAATTGATGGATGAAAAGTTGCTCAATTCGATGTGTGATGAGCCTGTTTGGCAGGGGTTTGTTGCTCAGTCAAATGAACTTGTCATGTTAGGTGATAAGAAAGGTATAAATATGCATCGAAAATCTCATCTCGATGATGTTTGCCTCGAAGATGATCAGCATGATTCAGTCAGGTCAATTGGTGTGGGTATTTATAGTGATGCAGCTGATTTTGGAAGTGAAGTACGTGAAAGTTTGGCTGGAGGTAGCAGTGAGGGAGATTTTGAGTACCCCCGTGATCATGATGCTGTAGCATCGAGGTTTAAACAGCTTTACTCTGACTCAGATAAGAAACATATTGATGGACCAACCATGAATAAACAGAAAGCGAGTAAAAATGATTGTCCAGGTTACAATGTTGATCATGATCCAGGCGCAAGTTTTGACGTGAAGATTCAAACTGATGGAGGTTTTTCGTTTGGTTCTTCACAGAAAGATGGGCAGTTAATGCATGCAGAATCTAGTAAATCATTATGGTCAGGCAATCGCGAAACGGTAACCGGAGATAGGAAGGCCGAACGTTTGAATGCTTCAACAGCTACAGATGATATGGTTGGAACTTGGAGAAGGAAAAGTAGTGATTCATCAAGTTCTCGAAGTTCGGTGAAAGAAAATAATGCAACGTCCATAAAATCTGTAaattcatctccttcttctctgtctAATTATGCTTGCGAAGAAAGAAAGCATGCTgataaagaagatgagagaaatgATAGCAGTGAAAGAGAGGATGACCATGCGACAGCACTTGATGATGAAGAGGCAGTGGCTGTCCAAGAGCAAGTCAGACAAATTAAGGCTCAAGAGGAGGAGTTTGAGACCTTTGACCTCAAAATTGTGCATAGAAAAAACAG AACTGGTTTCGAAGAGGAAAAGAACTTTCACGTGGTTTTAAATTCTGTCATTGCTGGGCGTTACCATGTCACCGAGTACCTTGGATCTGCAGCCTTCAGTAAAGCCATACAAGCGCATGATTTGCAGACAGGAATGGATGTCTGTATAAAGATTATAAAGAACAACAAAGACTTCTTTGACCAGAGTCTTGATGAGATAAAACTTTTGAAGTATGTCAACAAGCATGATCCTGCTGACAAATACCATCTTCTACGGTTGTATGATTACTTTTACTTCCGG GAGCATTTGCTAATTGTATGTGAACTTCTCAAGGCCAATCTATACGAATTCCACAAATTTAACAGAGAATCAGGTGGTGAAGTTTACTTCACAATGCCAAGATTGCAG TCAATCACTATCCAGTGTCTCGAATCACTTCAGTTTTTACATGGCCTTGGACTTATACACTGTGATTTGAAGCCTGAGAACATATTGGTGAAAAGCTATAGCAGATGTGAAATAAAAGTCATTGACCTTGGAAGTAGCTGTTTCGAGACAGATCACCTATGCTCATATGTCCAGTCAAGGTCATATCGAGCACCAGAGGTCATTTTGGGACTTCCTTACGATAAAAAGATAGATGTATGGTCTCTTGGGTGCATTTTGGCTGAACTATGTACAGGCAAC GTTCTTTTCCAGAATGATTCTCCAGCCAGTTTGCTTGCAAGGGTAATGGGAATAGTAGGATCTTTCGATAGTGAAATGCTTACCAAGGGACGTGATTCCCACAAATACTTCACAAAAAACCGAATGCTCTACGAGCGGAATCAG GAAAGCAACAGACTGGAGTATCTAATACCGAAAAGAACATCGTTGAGACATAGGCTTCCAATGGGAGACCAAGGATTCACAGACTTTGTGGCTCATCTTCTTGAGATAAACCCAAAGAAGCGTCCTTCTGCAGCTGAGGCTCTGAAGCACCCTTGGCTTTCATCCCCATACGAGCCAATCTCTGCTTAA
- the LOC104712963 gene encoding mitogen-activated protein kinase kinase 9-like, producing the protein MALVRERRQLNLRLPLPPISDRRFSVTSSSSSSVVAAATSTSAAAASDLERLNVLGCGNGGIVYRVRHKNTSEIYALKTVNGDMDPVFTRQLMREMEILRRTDSPYVVKCHGIFEKPVVGEVSILMEYMDGGTLESLRGAVTEKKLAGFAKQILKGLSYLHALKIVHRDIKPANLLLNSRDEVKIADFGVSKILVRSLDSCNSYVGTCAYMSPERFDSESSSGGVSSDIYAGDIWSFGLMMLELLVGHFPLLPPGQRPDWATLMCAVCFGEPPRAPEECSEEFRSFVECCLRKDSSKRWTAPQLLAHPFLREDL; encoded by the coding sequence aTGGCTTTGGTTCGTGAACGTCGTCAGCTAAATCTCCGCCTTCCTCTTCCTCCGATCTCCGACCGCCGCTTCTCCgtcacctcctcctcctcctcctccgtcgtcGCTGCTGCTACCTCCACCTCCGCAGCAGCTGCAAGTGATCTCGAGAGACTCAACGTACTCGGATGCGGAAACGGAGGGATCGTTTACAGAGTCCGTCACAAGAACACGTCTGAGATCTACGCTTTGAAAACCGTCAACGGAGACATGGATCCTGTTTTCACTAGACAGCTGATGCGAGAGATGGAGATCCTCCGACGTACTGATTCTCCCTACGTCGTTAAATGTCACGGGATCTTCGAGAAACCGGTCGTCGGAGAAGTCTCGATTCTGATGGAGTACATGGACGGAGGAACTTTAGAATCTCTACGCGGTGCCGTGACGGAGAAGAAACTCGCAGGGTTCGCTAAACAGATCTTGAAAGGTTTAAGCTATCTACACGCTCTCAAGATCGTTCACCGTGATATCAAACCGGCGAATCTGCTTCTCAACTCGAGAGACGAAGTTAAAATCGCTGATTTTGGAGTTAGCAAGATCTTGGTACGGTCGTTGGATTCGTGCAACTCATATGTAGGGACTTGTGCTTACATGAGTCCGGAGAGATTTGATTCGGAATCTTCTTCCGGTGGGGTTAGCTCGGATATATACGCCGGAGATATATGGAGCTTTGGGTTGATGATGCTTGAGCTTCTCGTTGGTCATTTTCCTTTGCTTCCGCCGGGGCAGAGACCTGACTGGGCGACGTTGATGTGCGCTGTGTGTTTTGGAGAACCGCCGAGAGCTCCCGAGGAATGTTCGGAAGAGTTTAGGAGTTTTGTTGAGTGTTGTCTACGTAAAGATTCGAGTAAGAGATGGACGGCGCCCCAGCTTCTTGCTCATCCTTTTCTCCGGGAAGATCTTTGA
- the LOC104712967 gene encoding nudix hydrolase 21, chloroplastic-like → MTGIYVSLFISNFSNVTSHLSPTFDNNIPSSNNSKKIAPIEKVVSLVSRTGRDLQRYSTSGHRQVVGCVPYRYKKHGGGGEREIEVLLISAQKKGKGMLLPKGGWEIDESIEEAALRETIEEAGVTGQLEESLGKWQYKSKRHTMVHDGYMFPLLVSQQFEKWPEAEFRQRRWVSLSEAIVLCQNSWMREALEAFINRKCQTNE, encoded by the exons atgacaGGAATCTATGTGTCTTTATTCATATCAAACTTTTCAAACGTAACATCGCACTTATCACCGACGTTTGATAACAACATCCCTTCCTCCAACAACTCCAAGAAGATCGCACCGATTGAGAAAGTCGTCTCTTTAGTCTCTCGAACCGGTCGAGATCTTCAACGTTACAGTACCTCAGGTCATCGCCAAGTCGTCGG ATGTGTACCGTACAGATACAAGAAacatggtggtggaggagaaagagagatcgaAGTGCTTTTGATAAGTGCACAGAAGAAAGGGAAAGGTATGTTATTACCAAAAGGAGGTTGGGAGATTGATGAATCAATCGAAGAAGCTGCGTTGAGAGAGACGATCGAAGAAGCTGGTGTTACGGGACAGCTCGAAGAATCACTTGGGAAATGgcaatacaaaagcaaaagacaTACAATGGTTCACGACGGTTACATGTTCCCTCTGCTTGTTAGTCAGCAGTTTGAGAAGTGGCCTGAAGCTGAATTCAGACAGCGGAGATGGGTTTCTTTGTCTGAAGCGATTGTGTTGTGTCAGAACTCGTGGATGAGGGAAGCTTTGGAAGCTTTTATTAACCGGAAATGTCAGACCAACGAATGA
- the LOC104712968 gene encoding protein YLS3-like, which translates to MEISKIMAVVVAVVVLYSVQATAQGEGGNPQAMACVQKLLPCQPYIHSVNPPPPSSCCGVLKAMVETDAQCLCTVFNNPEMLKALKLTKENALDLPKACGTNPDVSLCAKLASSPTSASPGPTNGTSAASAVSFNRFSFLSAFVALIFF; encoded by the exons ATGGAAATTAGCAAAATTATGGCTGTGGTCGTAGCCGTCGTCGTCCTCTACTCCGTCCAGGCTACGGCACAAGGAGAAGGAGGAAACCCTCAGGCGATGGCTTGCGTGCAAAAACTGTTGCCGTGTCAGCCTTACATACACTCGGtgaatcctcctcctccatcgtCGTGTTGCGGGGTGTTGAAAGCGATGGTGGAAACAGACGCACAGTGTTTATGCACCGTTTTTAACAACCCTGAGATGCTCAAAGCTCTAAAGCTCACCAAAGAGAACGCTCTCGATCTTCCCAAGGCTTGTGGAACTAACCCTGACGTTTCACTCTGCGCCAAACTCGCTT CTTCTCCTACTAGTGCGTCGCCGGGACCAACCAACG GAACCTCTGCCGCTTCTGCCGTCAGCTTCAATCGATTTAGCTTTCTGTCTGCTTTTGTGGCATTGATCTTCTTTTGA
- the LOC104712965 gene encoding uncharacterized protein LOC104712965 yields the protein MAIEKQQEINESQIGLTLFSKQRRNKTDNDKLCFVDSPTFNSSRSLPSTDAIIIIDDDDDEDVTLEPKKKKRRLGSWWENVEAFDELMCVVKGAPKAKEDNDVASRADSCSSTTDLSETKTEKKNDDEISLPKKKKNDESVGEISTTTRNKKDYEHVTLEDLEVSMEDLKSIPWESFDTTWEIRSDPWLSGYTEDFVSL from the coding sequence ATGGCGATAGAGAAACAACAAGAGATTAACGAGTCGCAGATCGGACTCACCTTGTTCTCCAAGCAACGTCGTAATAAGACCGACAACGATAAACTCTGCTTCGTCGATTCTCCGACATTCAACTCCTCGAGATCGCTTCCTTCTACTGAtgcaatcatcatcatcgatgacgatgacgatgaggATGTAACCCTAgagccgaagaagaagaagcggagATTAGGGTCTTGGTGGGAGAACGTCGAAGCATTCGACGAATTAATGTGCGTGGTCAAGGGGGCACCGAAAGCGAAGGAAGACAATGATGTTGCATCAAGAGCGGATTCGTGTTCTTCTACTACTGATCTTAGCGAGACgaagacggagaagaagaacgaCGATGAGATATCActtccgaagaagaagaagaacgacgAAAGCGTCGGTGAGATCAGTACTACTACGAGGAATAAGAAGGATTATGAACACGTGACCCTTGAGGATTTAGAAGTTTCGATGGAAGATCTCAAGAGTATCCCATGGGAATCGTTTGATACGACATGGGAGATTAGGTCGGATCCATGGCTTAGTGGCTACACGGAAGACTTTGTCTCTCTTTAA
- the LOC104715836 gene encoding uncharacterized protein LOC104715836, which produces MGITRILSVVTIVSILYSVQVTAQFFGEVEEAMRCVTKLLPCQPYIHLPIPPSSWCCAPMKEIAEKETTCLCAAVNHPDMLRFIALTKEAALNLLSSCGINHDLSVCNKTNASSPASLPEAAANGSSKRNAALGISFWGYSFVSAFLGMILL; this is translated from the exons atgggGATTACAAGAATCCTCAGCGTAGTCACCATCGTCAGCATCCTCTACTCCGTTCAAGTCACAGCGCAATTCTTCGGAGAAGTAGAAGAGGCAATGCGATGCGTGACAAAACTGTTGCCGTGCCAACCGTACATTCACTTGCCGATTCCTCCGTCGTCGTGGTGTTGCGCTCCGATGAAAGAGATCGCCGAGAAAGAGACGACGTGTCTGTGCGCCGCGGTCAACCATCCGGACATGCTCCGATTCATTGCACTCACAAAAGAGGCCGCTCTTAATCTCCTTAGTTCATGTGGTATTAATCATGATTTGTCAGTCTGCAACAAGACCAAtg CTTCTTCGCCTGCTTCGTTGCCGGAAGCTGCGGCCAACG GAAGCAGCAAAAGAAATGCAGCTCTCGGAATCAGTTTTTGGGGATATAGCTTTGTATCTGCTTTTCTCGGGATGAtcttattgtaa
- the LOC104712960 gene encoding uncharacterized protein LOC104712960: protein MTTVSVAVVAPPLHSPFSRHLSLTKFSFQIPRTGLRRKQLRFALASAAVSESPSEATYDPELRLVFELATDSELYELEKILFGPSYFSPLLKSIPNKGGGDRLMIGQDIEVRDGFIEALESRFLFLAADARSTLRGWRPSYRNVLLAVRNNLNIPCSNQLPTEDLEAEIFLYLVDNYSSEASGVFPGLWENSEVSEAKGSLELGLSKWKVELLAALQVGATEVQSMILKGGGMITFAKVYQLLAKKLSGKVFTEAANYQIRKEMLKKGGQLAAVNLESRAALLAAKHGFAGAASRYIGLRTAMQLLGPMMWGTLLADLVIQMLETDYARIIRAIYAFAQIRITRTYRLPCK, encoded by the exons ATGACCACTGTCTCCGTCGCCGTCGTAGCTCCTCCGCTTCATTCCCCATTCTCTCGTCATCTGAGTCTGACTAAGTTCTCTTTTCAA aTTCCAAGAACCGGCTTGCGGAGGAAACAGCTAAGATTTGCTTTAGCTTCTGCTGCGGTTTCAGAATCGCCATCGGAAG CCACTTATGATCCAGAGCTCCGTTTAGTTTTCGAGCTCGCCACCGATTCTGAATTGTATGAGCTTGAGAAAATCTTGTTTGGTCCCAG CTACTTCAGCCCTCTTCTGAAATCAATCCCAAACAAAGGAGGTGGTGACAGGCTAATGATAGGTCAAGACATTGAGGTGCGAGATGGTTTTATCGAAGCTCTTGAATCGAGATTCTTGTTTCTCGCTGCTGATGCTCGCTCAACACTCAG GGGTTGGAGGCCTTCGTACAGAAACGTTTTACTTGCGGTgagaaataatttgaatattccCTGCTCCAACCAATTGCCAACCGAAGACCTAGAAGCAGAGATTTTTCTTTATCTTGTTGACAATTACTCAAG TGAAGCATCAGGGGTATTTCCAGGCTTATGGGAAAATTCTGAAGTATCAGAGGCAAAGGGAAGCTTAGAACTCGGGCTCAGTAAATGGAAAGTTGAACTACTTGCTGCATTACAAGTGGGTGCTACAGAGGTTCAGTCTATGATTCTGAAG GGTGGTGGCATGATCACATTTGCCAAAGTTTATCAGTTG TTGGCTAAGAAACTATCGGGAAAAGTCTTCACTGAGGCTGCCAACTACCAGATAAGGAAAGAGATGCTAAAAAAG GGTGGACAATTAGCCGCTGTTAACTTGGAATCTCGAGCAGCTCTGCTTGCAGCAAAACAT GGCTTTGCAGGAGCTGCATCAAGATACATTGGCTTAAGAACAGCGATGCAGTTACTCGGTCCCAT GATGTGGGGGACATTACTGGCTGACTTGGTTATTCAGATGCTCGAGACTGACTACGCAAGAATCATACGAGCAATTTACGCGTTTGCACAG ATTCGGATCACCAGGACATACAGGCTACCTTGTAAATGA
- the LOC104712966 gene encoding glycine-rich RNA-binding protein 2, mitochondrial-like yields MAVSLGNVVVPSCSGDRLFRSNFSAVCSVSCRRINVGTLVISARRRRDIGGLMVSSCISSGSSSSSSSSSSGPKTKLFVSGLSFRTTEDTLRDTFEQFGKLIHMNLVMDKVANRPKGFAFLRYDTEEEAMKAIEGMHGKFLDGRVIFVEEAKTRSDISRGKPRPEYPKPQSKPRTFRTW; encoded by the exons ATGGCAGTAAGCTTAGGGAACGTCGTCGTTCCATCGTGTTCCGGAGATCGCCTCTTTAGATCTAACTTCTCGGCCGTATGCAGCGTCTCTTGCCGACGAATCAATGTCGGAACCCTCGTTATTTCGGCTCGCCGACGCCGTGATATTGGCGGGTTAATGGTTTCTAGCTGTATCTCTtccggttcttcttcttcttcgtcgtcgtcttcctcTGGGCCAAAGACGAAACTCTTTGTCAGTG GGCTTTCTTTCCGCACTACTGAAGATACCTTACGAGATACTTTTGAACAGTTTGGCAAGCTTATACACA TGAACTTGGTGATGGATAAGGTAGCTAATAGACCAAAAGGTTTTGCTTTCCTAAGGTATGACACAGAGGAGGAGGCTATGAAAGCTATTGAAGGGATGCACGGAAAG TTTTTGGATGGAAGGGTTATATTCGTGGAGGAAGCTAAAACCAGATCAGATATCTCCAGAGGTAAACCCAGACCAGAGTACCCCAAACCTCAATCCAAACCTCGCACTTTTCGTACGTGGTAG
- the LOC104712961 gene encoding monoglyceride lipase — protein sequence MAVETMSMGSSSSTLILTSGASGRVRVLFSMRELKRLFTFIQSLILFLLLPFRVVVWRRVVIRDDKQQERKVWSPPQIVVRKRNIIGGESGGASVSVSPPSVPAAVVDEEVAVRRELAIRRVLEDEGGDGSRDFSLFTTKRGDTLFTQSWSPLSPNHRGLVVLLHGLNEHSGRYSDFAKQLNANGFKVYGIDWIGHGGSDGLHAYVPSLDYAVADLKSYLEKVFTENPGLPCFCFGHSTGGAIILKAMMDPKIESRVSGIVLTSPAVGVQPSHPIFTVLAPIMAFLLPRYQISAANKKGMPVSRDPAALVAKYSDPLVFTGSIRVKTGYEILRITAHLQQNLNKVKVPFLVMHGTDDTVTDPKASKKLYEEASSSDKSIKLYDGLLHDLLFEPERDIIAGAILDWLNQRV from the exons ATGGCGGTGGAAACAATGTCGAtgggatcatcatcatcaactttgATTCTAACATCAGGAGCAAGCGGTCGCGTTAGGGTACTCTTCTCCATGCGTGAGCTCAAGCGTCTCTTCACCTTCATCCAATCTCTTatcctcttccttctccttccttttcGCGTCGTCGTTTGGCGGCGGGTGGTCATCAGAGACGATAAGCAGCAGGAGAGGAAAGTCTGGTCTCCTCCTCAGATCGTCGTCAGGAAGAGAAACATCATCGGTGGCGAATCCGGTGGTGCGAGCGTCTCCGTGTCGCCTCCTTCGGTCCCTGCGGCTGTTGTCGATGAGGAGGTTGCGGTTAGACGAGAGCTCGCGATTAGACGAGTTTTGGAAGATGAAGGCGGCGATGGAAGCAGAGATTTCTCGCTCTTCACGACGAAGAGAGGTGATACGTTGTTTACTCAGTCTTGGTCACCTCTTTCCCCTAATCACAG GGGACTTGTTGTTCTGCTACATGGACTGAACGAGCATAG TGGCCGGTATAGTGATTTTGCAAAGCAGCTAAATGCTAATGGGTTCAAGGTCTATGGAATTGACTGGATCG GTCATGGTGGAAGTGATGGACTTCATGCTTACGTTCCTTCCCTTGATTACGCTGTTGCAGATTTG AAATCATATCTGGAAAAGGTATTTACAGAGAATCCAGGGCTCCCCTGTTTCTGCTTTGGACATTCAACAGGAGGAGCAATCATCCTCAAG GCTATGATGGATCCAAAGATTGAATCTCGAGTTTCAGGCATTGTCTTGACTTCACCAGCTGTTGGAGTCCAACCATCCCATCCAATCTTCACA GTTCTTGCTCCAATCATGGCGTTCCTCCTTCCCCGGTACCAAATAAGTGCAGCTAACAAGAAAGGAATGCCAGTTTCTCGTGACCCCGCAGCTCTCGTTGCCAAATATTCTGACCCGTTAGTCTTCACCGGATCCATCAGGGTTAAAACCGGGTACGAGATCCTTAGAATCACTGCTCACTTGCAACAGAACCTGAACAAAGTGAAAGTTCCTTTTCTTGTGATGCACGGAACAGACGATACAGTGACTGATCCCAAAGCCTCAAAGAAGCTCTACGAGGAAGCTTCCTCGTCAGACAAATCAATCAAGCTCTACGATGGTTTGTTGCATGATCTTCTCTTTGAACCTGAGCGAGATATCATCGCTGGAGCAATTTTAGATTGGCTGAACCAGCGGGTTTAG